The window TTTAGTATTTAACGAGCTACTACTTTCTGAAATAATTTCTTTAGACTTTTTACGCAAAAATTCAACCAATTCCCCTTGCTCTTTTAGTTTTTCTTCAATTTTTTTATAATTATCTTCTGCTTTTAAAAATAAATTAAGTAACTTTTTCTTACTTAAATTTTCATATTTACTATAATCATTTTGCATTTTTATTTCCTTAATATAAAATAAAATTAATCAATATTATAGTAAAAAAATTAATCTAAATCAATTTAAATTTTATTGCATGTTTCTTATAAGTCTGTATGGCCTTGACTCTAGTCTTTTATTTAAGTATAATGATCTTATTAATATAGTTAAAATATAAGGGCGAGCATACTCCTTGTATATACAAAATGCTATCGCATTTCGATATACTGCGGAGGCTCGTAAGAGGGAAAATCCCCCTTAACCCCCTTTGAAAAATATGCCGTATATAGCCTAATGGCTAGTAAAAAATCTAAAGATTTTTTAAGGCAATTTTTCAAATATGGGGACGGCAACCACACTCCCCATACCCCTATGATGCTTCATTTTTTATATATAGCTATAAAAATGAAGTTAAGCAGATAGCAACAAACAATGGATAAACTAATGAAAAAGAAAGAAAAAGAGAATAAAACTATCACAAAAATTTTAAGACTTACTCCAACTGAATGGGATAAGATCTCATCTAAAATGTCAGAGTTAGGTGGCATAACTTTTTCAGAATTTGCCCTTAAGTCTATGCTGTCAAGACAGCTTATAAAAACCCCTATTACAAAAGAGTTGATTTTAGAACTTTCAAGACAAGGAAACAGCCTAAACCAAATCGCTTATAAGCTTAATAAAGGCGAAAGTCTTGACAGGATAGCCCTTACCCTTGTTAGCCAATCTCTTGAAGCCTTAAACGGCATTTATGGGCTTTTAAACAATAAACAAAACACAGAAGATGATAGTTAAATTTCTACCTACTCATAATGGCGGCGGACTTGGGAGCGTAAATTACTTATTAAATGAACGTGCACAACAAGGCACAGCCAAAATTTTAAAAGGAAACGAAGCTCAAACTAGGGCTATTATAAACCAGATAAGATATAAACAAAAAACCTGCTTTGGAGTATTATCATTTAGCGAGCAAGCTGATACTATTAGTAATGAAATTAAACAAGAGATTATACAAGACTTTGAAAGAGCTTTGCTTGGCGATTATATGAAAGATCGCGTTAATATTCTTTGGGTAGAGCATAACGATAAAAACGGCAGGCTGGAGCTAAATTTTTTAATTCCAAAAATAGATCTAATAAGCGGCAAGAGTTTTAATCCATACTACGCAAAGAACGATCAATTTAATATAGACCTATGGAAAAGAACTATTAATGATGAATACGGCTTTACAAGCCCTAATGATCCTAAAAGATTTAACAATATACGCATAGACAAAAAAGATCTTGCACACTACAACACAGTAGCAAAGCTAGATCAAACATTAAAAAATCTAGTAGCTCAAGGAGCAATTAAAAGTCGCTCACACATGATAGAGCTATTAGAGAGTAGTGGTTATCAAGTTACAAAAAAAAACAAAAGTGGGATGAGTATTATATTACCAAATCAAAAAAGACCAAACCGAATGAAAGGCTCAATATATGATGAACGATTCACAGACATTAACAGACTTAGCGAACTCGGCGAAAGCGAATCAAGAAGAATTCAACAATACGCTAATAGAGATACACAGACAGAGTGCCAAATCAATAGAAGCCGGATTAATGAAAATATACGTAGACGCGATGAGCGAAATAAAATCCGATACAAAGAAACAATTATCAGCGATAAAATACGAGATGCAGAACACAAAAGAAGCAATATTAAACGAGATGAAGCCGGCAATCATACAAAGATTGCTAAGTGGCACAACACTGATAACTCTAATATTTGGGCTAGTAGTAGGATTTTTAATCAATTTTTGGATATACGAGAAACGATTAACAAGCTATCAACAAGAAAACAACCTACTCCAGCAGAACAATCAAGAGTTGCAGAAGTGGCAGATCCCGCAGAATATGAGAGAGAGTTGGACAAGCAAGATAACTGGCAAAGAACAAAGAGCACTGATAGTATATCCAAACCAAATGAAAACCTCGAGCGAGGGAATATTATTCATGCTATTAAACAGCACGGAGCAATAGATGACACAACTAGAGATAGCATTATTAGACGAAGTAGAGAGATTGCAGATAGAAATTCTCAAATTGCAAGACGTAATAGAGAACAAACAGAACGAGAACAGCAAGCTAAGAGAGGACTACGAGAACTTGCGGAAAGAGAGAACCACTCTTTATTACAAAGACTTAGAGCAGAATTTCAAGAAAGAGTTAGACAGTATTATAACATCGCAGAAGAACGAATTAGACAGAAACGAGAACAACTTAGAAAACTTAGAGAAAGAACAGAGTCAAATAGAGAGTATCAAGAAGGAATTAGATCAGCTCTTAACGGATGGAAAGAAAGAATACTCAATAGTGGATTACAACAAATTACAGAGCGATTACAAAACTTTACAAGAGGACTACAACTCATTAGAGAAAGAATTATCAGCAATCAAGACAACATTAAAAACGAGCTTAGAGAATATGCAGATAGAGTTTCAGAAAACATACGACAATCTGAATCGACAGCTATTAGAAGAAATGGCGCAGAGTTTAGAAATTGCTTGGAAAGAGAAATTAAAAGAGTTTCTATCACTGGTAGACTTGAAATTGAGCGAGAATTAAAAAAGCCGGAAAGACAAATGCTGGTAAAAAGAAAGAGAGAGCAAGGACACGCTATGACGATGAAAATGCGTTAATCAAAGATAGATGTTGATTATAATGATTTTTAGGTCAATTTTTTATAGTTTATGTTATGTAAGTTTTATTGAGAGCTACTATTTGACTTACGAGAGATAAGTTTTTAGAAAATGTTAATAGTGTGAAAACAATTGCGGAGCAATTATGAGTCACTCCGCGTTTGTTTTTTTTGTTTTGTTTTTTTATCTTTTTCGATAAAACAAGAGTCATTAAGAGATATAGGATATTTTTTTATCTCGCCGGTCATTATGTCATCTTTATACGTTTGTATAAGATTATGAAAGGCTATTATAACTTCTTTTTTAGTTTCTAATATATTAAAGTTAAAATTTACATATCCTTCCATTTTAGCCCCTTTCTAAAAAAAGGTTCCCCCTCATTTGAGGGGGAACTAAGGAGTCGCCTTTTGACTTTCAAGATTATCCTATCGAGATCATACCGGCTGTTGTGCCGCCTACGGCTTCTATACCGGCTGTCGCATTTGTTAGACCGCCTGCGACTATAGTTCCTACTAGTTCTACTACCGTATCTTGAGCGCCGTCTTGCCATACGAAGATGCTATCGTTGTCATCAAATGTATCGTCGCCGTTTCTATCGTAAGCAAAAGCTACCGTCTGACCCGAACCGTTAAAGTGGTTAGCTATATAGGTAAGAGCCGCATCAAGATTGCTCTCGTTGATAACGATAGCTTTCGAAGCCGCGGCGTATGCGCCCGCAGTTAACGTATTGCTCAAAGAACCGTCGGTAGCCGCGGCGCTTGTGCCCGCAGTTAGATAATTGCCTTCGGCTCCGGCAGGTGTTGTGTCACCCACATCCACGCTAAAGAACGTAATAAAGTTATTAGCGCTTTGAGCGTGAGCTTTGATAGCGCCTGAATCTACGCCGTTAATAACGGTATTCGCTGCATTAGCCACTAAAGCGGTAAACGTATTATCTAAGTCTAGAACGTCTCTACCTCCTACGCCTGCTGCATTAGCTACGTTTGCTATTGCAGCCTTTGTTGCATCAACTGTGTCAAAACCGTAAATGATGTCGTGAGAGCCTTTTATGGAATCTCCATCGGCTATTCTTACTTCATCCACCTTGCCATCTAGAGCTAGCGTTTGGTTTTGCATTACGAATACATCTGCATTTCTACCGCCCACGAAATAGTCGGACATCATGCCGCCTACAGCAGCGTCGTTGCCGTCTCCGCCGTTGAAGTTTAGAGCCACTTCGTTTGTGGTGTCGATATCGCCGACTACTATAGCTACGTCGTTTCCGCCGTTACCGTTTACGGTTACTACGGAAGCCGCGGTAGAGCCTTTAGCGCCTATAATGTATAGGTCTGAGTTAGCCGTACCGGCTGAAGCGGTTGTGGCGCCTGCTAGAGTATTTATGCCGCCTCCCGGAAGATTTAGGTTATATACGTTAGCTGGGGCCGCCGTTTTACCGTCAAGCGTAGTTTGAGCTAATTGCAGTGTATTACCTTCCCATTGGATTTTTAACTCTGAACCATCACCTACGGCGATCCATTGATCTACCTCGGTTGCAGCTACTGTACCGTCACCATCAACGTCTATTGTAATAGCAGCCGCACCGAAATTCTTTGTAATTGCGTTTGTAGCACCATTGCCTAAAATATTGGTGCTCAAGTTGTCTTCATATTTATCAAAACCTTCGCCCAGTATTATAGTGTCGTTGCCGTCTTTAGCTGAGACTCTATCATCACCTTTTCCGACTTTGATTTTGTTATTACCTCTATCGCCGTCTACGATGTTATGTCCGTCGCCAGCTAGGATAGTATCGTTTAGAGCAGAACCTGTAAGAGTATCATTGCCACCCTTAGATCTTATAGTGATGTTGTTACCTGCCGAACCAAGAACAGATACTACGTTATTGCCTGCACCTAGTTTAACTTCCGAACCATCAGCCATTGTTCTAACAGTAGCACTAAATGCTCCGGTTACTTTTTCGGCATCGACTAGCTTTGTGGTAGCGTTAAAGCCGTCAGATGTTACAGTTCCTAAATTTACGTTTTGGTTAGCTTTTTCATCTGCCTTAACTGTTAATGTTACTAGATCTCTAGCCCAAATATCGCTTATAGAAGTTATAGTGCCTGCTTTATTTCCATCTTTAACTTCGATCTCTATATTCTTGCTTCCATGTAAAGTTAGCTTGCCAATATTGTATGCCAAAGCGCCGTTGACTACATCATCTAAGCTAGAGTTAATATTTACTTTGATGGTCTCTTGTGTGTTGTTGCCTAGAGTAACGCCGTTGAATACTTGAGTGGTAACATCGTCTACTGTAGTAGTCTTATCGTTGCTGTCAAGATCGCCGAAGAAATTCAACTCTGTTAGTTTTGAATTTTTAAACGTAATGATATCATTCGTAGTAACACTACCGGCTGCTATAGCAAACGGCTCTTCTAAACCGTCTTTGCTTAGATCTGTAGTGCCTGGAGCCACAACCCTATCTACGGCTTGTTGTGACATCATAACAACTTTCTCTACATCGGCTTTAGATATATCTAACTCGACATTTTCCGTAGCTACTACACGAAGCTCTTCTATGCCAGATATATTCATTTCGCTGTCTTGAGAGAATGCAGCCTTAACTATATCTTTTCCGCCTTTATCAGTGATCTTGTCTTTAGCGTCAAATCCGTCTATTTCATTAAATACTAGGATATCATCGCCTTCGCCCAAGATGACCTCTTGACCTCTAACGGCTACGCCTTTTACTACAGGATCTTGAATAGTTAGGCGTAAGTTACTCTTTTGAGCACCCGCATCTATCTTAGTAGAATTTAGAACGTTCTCTACAGTATATAGGTCACCTTTTTCGCCGCCTTTTAGAATAAGCTCTTTAGAAGCAGCTATACCCGCAGGTCCAACTACAGGAGCATTTTGAACTATTACTATGTTAGTCTCGGTATCTTGATCGTCAATAGTTACTGTCTCAATTCCTCTAGCATTAACTGTATAGTCAAAAGTGGTCTCGGTATTGTTGGCATCTTTAACTTCTACAGTTACTTTATCATCAGTACCTGTCGCATCTTTTAGTGTTAGGTTCAATACTACGTCTTTTGTACCGACCGCAGTACCTGTTGTTACAGAGTGCTCGATGATAAATTTACCTTCATCTGCTAGGCTTTTTTTGATATTATTGATATTAAATGTGGCTGTGCCTGCTGTACCTACAAGCTCATCGCGAACCACTACTTCTCTCAACGCATCGTCTGCGAATATATCCATATCGGCATTAGTAAGTTTTGGAGGAAGTGCGGCTGCATTTTGATCTCTAAGCTCTAATCTCTCTATGTTTTTAATAGCGTTAGTAGGCGTATCTGCTAAATCTGCACCAACTAGGATAAAGGTATCTTTTCCTTCGTTTCCGTCTAGAGTCGTGTATACTCCAGGACCGCTAGCAGAGTAGAATTTATCGTCAAATTTGCTACCTGTAATAGTAGATACTACATCAGTGCCTGAACCGAATGGACTCATAGCAGCAGAAATAACAGATGTAACATCTAAAATTAATTCGCCTGCAAAAAGGCTAGCGTCAAGTTTAGTAAGACCTGTAGAGCCAGGGTTGCTTATACCGCCTGTATTTAACTGAGTAAATTCAGGAACGGCAGGGTTGTTTATAGCTATATTTGCTATTTGCAGCTTTCCGCTACCTGTTATAGTAAGCTCTTCTAGCTGATTTACACTTAAACCATCTATATTAACTCCGTTTTTAACGTTTAAGGCAAGTTTCTCGTAACCTTCTGCCGTAGCAGCCGCAGAGTTAATGTTGATGTTGTTAAATAGAACATTATCAAGCTCCAATTTACCTTCATCTTCGCTTCCGTTTAATATGCCCTCTCTAAAAGTGAAATTACCAGCTGCAGTAGCGTTAACCGTTCTGGTGTCCGCCACTTTCATGCCATCTACTAACTTGCTAGAGATGTCTTGGAATGTAAAACCGTTTGTAGCGTTTTGAGATACCTGATCTACGTTAAGGCTTCTTACATCGTCAGCTCTATGTAGAACAAGAGTACTTACTGTACCTGTAAATTTAGCGTTGATCTCTTGGATATTTTTAAGAGTAGGAGTTCTGCTATTACCATCTCCTTCATCTTGGTTTTGTTGACCCATAGTTACGTTAAGAACGTTATATGTTCCAAGACCTGTCAATACGTCTTCATCGTCAAGAGAAAGAACTATGTCTGTACCTGCTTTGTTGTTAACCATAGGAGCGTCAAATACATATCCTTTTACGATATCAGTACCTCTTGTAAGAGTAACCTTCTCTGAATTCATTGCTCCGGCTGCGGCATCTACGATAGCTTTTTGAGCGGCTAGGTTGTCAGCTTTAGTGTTGGCTAAGATTTCTTGGAAGAACGTATAAACATAGTCTCCGTCAGCATCCATAGGAACTTTAGCTATTTTAGAAGCTACGTATTCGCCTATAGCCACTTTGTTCTCAAGCGTTCTTTTGGCTGTTATCTCTGCAGCACTTGCTTTGCTCTCGTCAAGAGTTAGACCTGAATAGATCATATCAGCCACTAGCTTGCCTTTTGATGTTCCAGCGTTTAGCTGATCTACCCAATACTTAATACCTGCGGCGTCGTCAGCAACAGTTTTGTTTACAACGTTTTTGTAAATAAGTTCTACAAACGCTTGATTATCGTTCAACGTCGCGCCAAAATAAGTTTTTGCAACATCAGTATCTAGCATGGCATTAGCAGTATCTACGGCATTTTTACCTAAGTCGACCCAGTATTTTAATCCTGCGCCTTCAGGTGCTCTGTTTGTCATAGCTACATACAACTGTGCAACTTGTGAATTGGTTAAAGCCATTAAGGACTCCTTAAAGTGAATTTTGTTTGGCGGTTGCTAAGCAACTACCTACTATCGATAGTATTCTTACAAATACTTAGTATAGATTATAACATAATTTTAATAAAAAATGAGTTTATTATATAAAGAATTTAACATTTTTCACCAAAAAATCGGCTATTTTTCACTAATAGCCGATAAAAATTCTTTATTAATGGATACAGATTTAAAAATATCTATATATTTTCTTACTATAAGTGTCCATGAGTTATCTTTAATCCAAAGCTCTCTCGCCTTATAAATTTCCTCAGCAACTCTGTTTTCATAGACTAAATTTAAAGCCGATAAAATATGCTTTTCATCAAAGCCTTGGGCTTTTATGCAGTACTCTTTTAGATCATTAAAGATAGTAGCTGGGGTAACGATGACATTTTTGCAAGCAGATAGCGCTATTCTAGCCGCTCCACTCGCACTTTCTTGACTTTGTAAATACGGTAAAACTACGCTATCGCAATATGATAAAATTTTATTTATATTAGCCATATCTAAAAACTCGGTGTGCCATTGAACTTTATCGTTTAAATTTAACTCGTTGCAAATTTTTAAACATCTTTTAAATTCGGCTTCGGATCTATTTTTTAACACCGTACTTAAAATGATAAGTTTTGCATTTGTAGTTTTTGAAAATTCCGCAAAAGCTTTTATAAGCGTCGGTAAATTTTTATGCTCAAACATAAATCCGAAAAAGCCTACTATAAACTCTTTGTTTTTAGAACGTTGTATTTTTGACAAATCTTGATTAACTCCGTGTGGGATCAATATAACATTATCGACAAGGCCTATGCTTTTTAGAACATTTAGATCGTCTATGCCGTGAATAAAAATTCTATCAAATTCGCTTAAAGCCTTTTGCCATTCTTTTTGACGTTCTATTGAAAGATCACTAATAAGAGGTCGAGTAGAGTGCAAAGTAATAAATAAATTTTTACCATCTTTTTTTATTTTTTTTAAATCTTCAATAAAATCTTTTTCTAAAGAGAAAAATGCGAAATGGTGTTGAATCCAAATTGTATTAGATTCGCTCTTTAATTCTTTTAAAGGTTCGTTTTGATCTATACGGAATATATTTTCTTGAAAATTATCTTGTTCGCTCCAAGTATAAATTTGAGTTTTGATATCTAACTTCTCAAGCTCAGCTACTATGCTTTTAGTATATTCGGCTATACCACAAGATGTGTTATATGTAGATATAAAGGCTATACTTGGATCAGAATTTTTCGGTTCAAATCCGCGCAAGCACGCCAAAGAAGACACAAAAGCTTTAATAGCGTCTTCTGAAAAAAAAGCTTGAACTATCTCTTCTCTTAGATTTTTAATATTTTTTATTAAAGTTTCGTCATTGTTTAAAATTTTATTACTTATCTCTTTTATATTTTTGATAAGATCTTGACAAGACGGCTCAACCCAGACAGAATTTTCTAGATTAATATGACTTTGAGATTTAGCGAATTTAAAATCTATAAGATTTGACCTATCGTCTAGAAAGTCACAATGTCCACTGTAATTAGTAGCTATAACGGGCTTATTATAAAAAATGGCTTCAATGGCGGGTAAATTTAGTCCCTCTCCTCTACTTGGTAACACCACGATATCATGATCTTCATAAAGCTTTGATATCTGCTTATCAGTGTAATCTTCCAATATAAGATTTATCTTGTTTCTATGTTTTTCATCCACTAATTTTTCTATAAGCTCTTTTATGTTGTTATGCGGGTTATGAAATGTTTTTATGGTTAATAGCATATTATCTAATTCTTTACAAACTTCATTAAAAGCTCTCAACAAAACATCAACACCCTTTCTAGGAAAACAAGATGAGATATGCAGAAGCCTTATTAAGGCATCCTTTTTTTGTTTTTCTTGAATTTCTGGTAGTTTCATTGGTAGGTTGCTTAGCTTGATAGGCAAATAGCATCCGTTATCTATAAGAGTTTTCTTAACAAACCATGTCGAAGCAATAACCCCTTTGTAGTTGTTATTTAGAGCGTCTATCGTTTTTTGAGGGATTTTTGACTCCTCCCAAAAAAATAGAGCCAAAGGATAGCCGTATTTTGTATTTATATCTTCGATAAGCGGATAATGATGATAAAGGGCTATAGAATTTTCTTTACTATCCTTGAAAATAAAAATGTTTAAATCCACTTCATCTAAAAAGGTTAGCGAATTATTAATCGTATTAAGTTTTTTGTCTTCAAATGGAATTATAGAAAGATCTTGATATAGCTTTAAGTAGCCATAAGCTATATTTCTATTCGTAGAAGCTAGGCTATAATGCCAATCGAAATGTCCTATTAGATTTAAATGCGAAAAATTTTTGTCATATTTTTTTATCTTTGTCTCTTTGTTCGCCATATGCTCTTTTGAAGGTTTGAGCTCAAAAAAACTAGGTAGAAATTCATCATCTCCGCCTTGGATGTAATAGCTGTTTGTATTATATTTGTTTCTTAGGCTTTGAAGTCTGTTTTTAAGCCTCGGGAATTTATAAACTAATTTTTTAACTTTTGCTCTTATAGTCGTGTTGTTTAATAAAAATAGATCTATTTTTTTTAAAATTCTATAAAGGTTTTTTTTTGAAAAATCTTTTGTTTTTTTCAAAAATTTATAAACAGCTATCGGATGTCTAAATACATGCTTAAATTTATGCACAAAATTTTCTAGTTGTTTGACACTATTATCAACATCGTTAATATAGTTCCTATTATCTTGAATTCTATTTTCTAAAATCTGTTTTTGTTCTTTTATTTTTAGATCTATATCATCAAAACTAAGTTCGCTGATTTTGTCAGATATGGTTTTTAATCTTTCCAAATCCTCTTTTTTTGGATTTTTTATCCCGATGATAGAATAATCTAGACCGACTGACGTTATAAGATCTGACGTGCTTATCTCTTCTATTTTTTTAGAATTTAGGCGAATCATAAAGCTATTAAATCCGTTAAATTTATAAAAAAAAGATAAAAGCTCTGGTGGAATAGGTTTTATGTGAGTAACATCATAGTAGAAATAAAGGGTGGCAACTCTTATGTTTTCAGGATTTGGTGTCTCTAAGATAAAAAGTCCACTATCATCTAAAACTCTAAAAGCCTCTTTAAAAAATTCTTGTAATACTTCAAAAGTAAGGTGTTCTGCTATTTGAAAACCAGTTATTAAGTTTTGGCTTTTGTCATCTTGTTCCTTCAAAAAATCTAATATATCAGCATTATAAACTTCTAAATCTTTTTTTACACACTCAGACAACATCTGTTCGCTTAAATCAGCACCTTTTGCAAAAAATCCGTTTTCTTTTAAAATTTCCAAAAATTCGCCTCTTCCACACCCCATATCTAAGGCTTTTGGAGCATTTTTTTTATCTTTTATAAAATTTAAAAAAGGCAGGTAGACCTGCAGGCGATGTTTTATATCATTTCTACTCCCCCTAAACTCATCTTCAAACTGCTTATAAAATCTATCCACTAATTTTCTCCATTTTAAATTTAGGCTCTATATAAGCCAGTCCGATAAATTCCGGTTTAGTAGTATTAACAATGCTAAAAACAATAGCATTGTCTATCCACTCATAATTATTTTGTAAATGATTTGCTTGTGAATGAATGGCAACCGATATAGAAAAAGAGCCGACCCCGAAATTTGCTAAAAACTCAAAAATAAACTCAAATTTATCACCTTTTTTTATATTTTTTAGGTCTTGATTTAAATGAAAACTATTAGTTCCATAAATTATTTGAGAAAATCGGTTTTTGATCTGATAACCAAAAACAAGTGAATCCAAATCTTCATTTGCAATTACTTTTGCTATAAGCTTGATCGGCTTTGAAACCTCTATAAATTCCATTTTTTGGTTTTGCATATCTAAGAGTTCTAAGCTATAAATATTTGCTTTGCTATTCCCTGATACTGTTATCGTTTTTCCATTTTTATCTTTTTTTTGAAGAATACTTACTTCTTCTTTTTTTGAAATCAAAGCATTATAAAAATCAAGAACCGCCTCCGGCTCTCCGTCTTTCAAAATTTCCCCTTTTTCAATCAATATAACCCTATCGCAAATAGCTTTTATAGCCGAAGCATCGTGGCTAACTATGATCAAGGTCGTGCCGAGAGTTTTAAATTCGTGTATTTTTTGAAAACTTTTGTGCTGAAAATACACATCTCCAACAGATAGTGCTTCATCTATAATAAGAATATCTGGTCTATTTGCGGTAACAACTGAAAATGCCAATCGCATTTGCATACCACTACTATAAACTCTTATAGGTTTGTTAAAATACTCATCTAACTCTGAAAACTCTTTAATTTGTTCAATTTTTTCATCTATTTGACTTTTATTAAAACCCATTAAGGCCATTGCGTGATAAGCATTTTGACAACCACTTAATTCATGATTAAAACCCATTCCCAACTCTAAAATAGATGCTGTTTTTCCGATTACTTCTATTTTTCCACAACTTGGTTTTAGTGTATTTGATATTATTTTTAAAAGAGTGCTTTTACCTGCTCCATTTTGGCCTATTAAACCTATACTTTCACCACTTTTTACTGAAAAGTTTATATCTTTTAAAACTATTTTTTTATTTTTGTGTTCTTTTTTAAGAAAAGGAAAAAATATTGAAATATTTTTTTCAATCTCATAGTAGAATTTGGAAACATTTTTTAATTTCAGTATTTCTGTCATAGAATGTCCGCCATTTCTTCATCGGCTCTTTTGTACATAAAAAACAGATTGTTATAGAGATAATAGAGATTATGATAGGATATATAAAAGATAAAAAA of the Campylobacter sp. RM16187 genome contains:
- a CDS encoding ABC transporter ATP-binding protein, producing the protein MTEILKLKNVSKFYYEIEKNISIFFPFLKKEHKNKKIVLKDINFSVKSGESIGLIGQNGAGKSTLLKIISNTLKPSCGKIEVIGKTASILELGMGFNHELSGCQNAYHAMALMGFNKSQIDEKIEQIKEFSELDEYFNKPIRVYSSGMQMRLAFSVVTANRPDILIIDEALSVGDVYFQHKSFQKIHEFKTLGTTLIIVSHDASAIKAICDRVILIEKGEILKDGEPEAVLDFYNALISKKEEVSILQKKDKNGKTITVSGNSKANIYSLELLDMQNQKMEFIEVSKPIKLIAKVIANEDLDSLVFGYQIKNRFSQIIYGTNSFHLNQDLKNIKKGDKFEFIFEFLANFGVGSFSISVAIHSQANHLQNNYEWIDNAIVFSIVNTTKPEFIGLAYIEPKFKMEKISG